A window of Luteitalea sp. contains these coding sequences:
- a CDS encoding helix-turn-helix domain-containing protein codes for RTPRREAEPPTEEELRRRQEIQEIKDLFARSFIALRKRRGFRSREALADNAGVNKESLGRLERGEGNSRLETLIRASLAMELSLAELFEAMGQRERQGRQLTVQERQEAVTGLLLALEAFTGRASGELTARGIERSTLQPPVSHMRYPKPRPTAKALEPSQSGRSTLSPPAPERGKFPKGAKPRKAEKSPEAAKSTKRATARKDAESRKGAKSPKSGKSREQRQGRRKP; via the coding sequence CCAGGACGCCACGCAGAGAAGCAGAGCCACCCACGGAAGAAGAGCTCCGGCGACGGCAGGAAATCCAGGAGATCAAGGATCTCTTCGCGAGGTCCTTCATAGCATTGCGCAAGCGACGTGGCTTCAGGAGCCGCGAGGCGCTGGCCGATAACGCTGGCGTCAACAAGGAGAGCCTGGGACGACTCGAGCGTGGCGAAGGGAACAGCAGGCTCGAAACACTCATCCGTGCGTCGCTTGCGATGGAACTTTCGTTGGCAGAGCTGTTCGAGGCGATGGGGCAGAGGGAGCGCCAAGGCCGGCAGCTCACCGTGCAAGAGCGGCAGGAGGCGGTGACGGGCCTGTTACTCGCTCTGGAAGCCTTCACCGGTAGAGCAAGTGGAGAGCTGACCGCGCGTGGGATCGAGCGCTCGACATTACAGCCGCCGGTATCGCACATGCGCTATCCGAAACCGCGGCCGACTGCAAAGGCGCTAGAGCCTTCGCAGTCAGGACGGTCAACCCTGTCACCACCGGCGCCCGAGCGTGGAAAGTTTCCCAAAGGTGCAAAGCCTCGCAAGGCCGAGAAGTCTCCCGAGGCTGCAAAGTCCACCAAGCGTGCAACGGCTCGCAAGGACGCAGAGTCCCGCAAAGGCGCAAAGTCTCCGAAGAGCGGAAAGTCCCGAGAGCAGCGACAGGGTCGTCGGAAGCCCTGA
- a CDS encoding PBP1A family penicillin-binding protein, with the protein MRTRVVNRLRDFGHGAWAGRVRYLFEGRPGVAFVSVLLVSLMVWGAFGALAWLAWDVQRALPGRDELGNIGEMAQTTVIYDMDDEPAFAIFRERRMDVPIEKVSPHVIKATIAIEDQRFFKHAGVDLVRIAGAAVYNLRTGRRWQGGSTITQQLARQSFLTLDRTLRRKIKEALLALSLEQTFSKEKILELYLNKVYYGDGYYGVEAASRGFFGKPASDVTVAEAALLAGLVKSPSTYAPTINREKAVARRNVVLQAMRESGAIDESQHKQALHELVFLENGLHLDEGFGQYFKRQVQRELVQRFGWERVSEGGLKVYTTLDTPLQREAEKLLEQELARLERRPGYEHPPRSARNADDGEAPDYLQGALVTIDPRYGAVRAMVGGRQFKESRFNRAVQARRQPGSAFKPFVYAAAIEEGYSPTTMLTDLDDPVLTPEGDWVPEDEHAETAEMTMRIALRTSSNRAAVRMLRTVGLGTAMTHISHLGFGKLPSVPSIVLGAGEVTLEAMTAAYAAFANGGLLYEPTVIRRIEDREGNVLYEARPRSARVFSEETAFIVANMLQDVLNRGTAWRVRQLGFRLPAAGKTGTTNNYNDAWFVGFTPHLATGVWVGFDHPRQIIANGYAAEIAAPLWATIMKAATRDEEAEWLERPAGVVGADVCRVSGKRAAEGCQYVDVVLPDGNFDVKSMVYTEYFRRGSEPTETCDLHTRPDFLERMAGWLGRDQPDGKPAQAGLPPTGVQPPPPSPDGTTEGASEDARDEEPEGEAARAEAKPADEEVEPAKPKKKRGFWSRLFGRRGDDDKDQKDDKEPENRERRKPPRPEDQPHP; encoded by the coding sequence ATGCGCACACGCGTCGTGAACCGCCTGCGGGATTTCGGACACGGCGCATGGGCCGGCCGCGTCCGCTACCTCTTCGAAGGCCGTCCCGGCGTGGCATTCGTCTCGGTGCTTCTGGTCTCCCTGATGGTCTGGGGCGCATTTGGTGCGCTCGCCTGGCTCGCCTGGGATGTCCAGCGTGCTCTGCCCGGTCGCGACGAGCTGGGAAACATCGGCGAGATGGCCCAAACGACGGTCATCTACGACATGGATGACGAGCCGGCGTTCGCGATCTTTCGTGAGCGTCGCATGGACGTGCCGATCGAGAAGGTCTCGCCTCATGTGATCAAAGCCACGATCGCCATCGAAGATCAGCGATTCTTCAAACACGCGGGCGTTGACCTGGTCCGCATTGCCGGTGCCGCCGTCTACAACCTTCGCACGGGACGACGATGGCAAGGCGGCAGCACGATTACACAGCAGCTCGCGCGTCAGAGCTTTCTTACGCTCGATAGAACCCTTCGACGCAAGATCAAGGAAGCGCTCCTCGCGCTTTCACTCGAGCAGACGTTCAGCAAGGAGAAGATTCTCGAGCTGTACTTGAACAAGGTGTACTACGGCGACGGCTACTACGGGGTAGAGGCCGCGTCGCGCGGCTTCTTCGGTAAGCCCGCCTCTGACGTCACGGTCGCCGAGGCGGCGCTGCTCGCTGGTCTCGTCAAGTCCCCGTCGACCTACGCCCCGACGATCAACCGCGAGAAAGCCGTGGCACGTCGCAATGTGGTGCTGCAGGCGATGCGCGAAAGCGGCGCCATCGATGAGTCGCAACACAAGCAGGCGCTCCACGAGCTCGTCTTTCTGGAGAATGGTCTCCACCTCGATGAAGGCTTTGGCCAGTACTTCAAGCGACAAGTGCAGCGTGAGCTGGTCCAGCGTTTCGGATGGGAGCGCGTCTCCGAAGGTGGGCTGAAGGTCTACACCACGCTCGATACGCCGTTGCAGCGTGAGGCGGAGAAGCTGCTGGAGCAGGAGCTGGCACGTCTCGAGCGCCGGCCTGGCTATGAGCACCCGCCGCGGAGCGCGAGGAACGCCGACGACGGAGAGGCCCCCGACTATCTCCAGGGAGCGTTGGTTACCATCGATCCAAGATATGGAGCCGTACGTGCAATGGTCGGCGGCCGCCAATTCAAGGAGAGCCGTTTCAATCGTGCTGTGCAGGCGAGACGGCAACCTGGATCCGCGTTCAAGCCCTTCGTGTACGCGGCCGCCATCGAAGAGGGGTACTCGCCGACGACGATGCTGACGGATCTGGACGACCCCGTGCTCACGCCGGAAGGCGACTGGGTGCCAGAGGACGAGCACGCCGAAACGGCCGAGATGACGATGCGGATCGCGTTACGGACGTCGAGCAACCGTGCGGCGGTGCGGATGTTGCGCACGGTCGGGCTCGGCACGGCAATGACGCACATCTCGCACTTGGGCTTCGGCAAGCTGCCGAGCGTACCGTCCATCGTTTTGGGAGCAGGCGAGGTCACCCTCGAGGCCATGACAGCCGCCTACGCCGCGTTCGCGAACGGCGGGTTGCTCTACGAACCGACTGTCATTCGCCGCATCGAGGACCGCGAGGGCAACGTGCTCTACGAGGCCCGGCCACGATCCGCCCGCGTCTTCTCCGAGGAGACGGCCTTCATCGTGGCGAACATGCTCCAGGACGTGCTCAACAGAGGGACGGCCTGGCGCGTGCGTCAGCTGGGCTTCCGGCTGCCCGCCGCCGGCAAGACCGGCACCACCAACAACTACAACGACGCCTGGTTCGTCGGCTTCACGCCCCACCTCGCAACGGGCGTTTGGGTGGGCTTCGATCACCCCCGCCAAATCATAGCGAACGGCTACGCTGCAGAAATCGCCGCGCCGCTGTGGGCAACGATCATGAAGGCCGCGACGCGTGACGAGGAGGCCGAGTGGCTCGAGCGGCCGGCGGGCGTCGTGGGCGCTGATGTCTGCCGTGTCTCTGGCAAGCGCGCGGCCGAAGGCTGCCAGTACGTCGACGTCGTTTTGCCGGACGGCAACTTCGACGTGAAGTCGATGGTTTACACCGAGTACTTCCGCCGCGGCTCCGAGCCGACCGAAACGTGCGACCTGCACACACGGCCCGACTTCCTCGAGCGCATGGCCGGTTGGCTTGGTCGCGATCAGCCAGACGGGAAGCCCGCGCAGGCGGGCCTCCCGCCGACGGGCGTCCAACCACCGCCTCCGTCACCCGATGGCACGACAGAAGGTGCATCAGAAGACGCCCGCGACGAGGAGCCGGAAGGTGAAGCCGCACGCGCCGAGGCAAAGCCTGCGGATGAGGAGGTCGAGCCAGCGAAGCCGAAGAAGAAGCGCGGCTTCTGGTCGCGGCTGTTCGGTCGCCGTGGCGACGACGACAAGGATCAGAAGGACGACAAAGAACCGGAGAACCGCGAGCGCCGAAAACCTCCACGTCCCGAGGATCAGCCGCACCCGTGA